The Arachis ipaensis cultivar K30076 chromosome B10, Araip1.1, whole genome shotgun sequence DNA window attttagtcatttcatataatattttagttttgtCCATGTGTATCCAACATTATATTAGTGTCTTGTacatcgtatccaaacacaatacacaaacaaTAAATTTTAGTGTCTCGGTCCTATTATCTCTGTCTCAATGTCATATTCTATCAtgtctctaaaaacaaacgcagccttagagcttgtttgggtgagcttctaagaaaagatttttttttgaattatctttttttaaaagatcctatgaaaaagtaaaagtaattttatgtttggatatctcatgttaaaagatctttttatctatcaattatatttgggtataataatataaaagtacttttttgtttatttagtaCTTGTTTGGGcgctattattttgataaaaaaagatattttttcaatgataaaagattttttttagcgtgtttggcaaatttctagtaataaaagtaaaaatactagaaaaaaaaacatcttttttgagaaactgtaatttatatttttttaaaaaaatctttttttcttaaaaaaaaagatgtttttcatgtaataaataaacaaaaaagtacttttatattgttatacccagtgatagataaaaagatctttttgcatgagatacccaaacataaaattacttttacttttctataagatcttttaaaaaaagataactcgaataaaattttttttagaaactcacccaaacaaggccttattatatgaaaaacattttttttaaggaaaaaagatcttttaaagaaagatgtaaattacagcttcttaaaaaatgtcttttttttctagtgcttttatttttactactaaaaatttgccaaacacattaaaaaataaaaaaaatctttttttattgaaaactttttttatcaaaataatggcatCTAAACAATATTTACTATCGGCCTTCTCTTTTTTCCAACACCCTTAATTGCATCGCTTCCATCGTCTTCCATTGCCTTCATCCACTGCAATTGCAAATTTTATTCAGTTTCACGCATAACTTTCACTtacatttttctttctcttccgtttacttatttaatttatatttttagtcattcttctatctttttaatttattcctgttagaatataattaggatcaattagcattatttagtatatctgagtatttattataaaatattacgtctttattattaggattttcttaacccctataaatacccttctatattgtatcattctacacaacttAAATAGACAATTTGAATAAACAACTTGAATACTCACAAACCTTTTCTCTATtgctctctttcctctttctaacaATTCCTAACCTTTTACGTAAAAGATAGTTGtgtcttttttttcttatcaatcgttttttttatcttatcaatttaatgtagaaaaaaaatattttttttatctgatatgtgttcttatttttatttacatgTCTTTACCTATCAATGATGGAATGAAGAAGTttcataaatattttgttaacttaTTGTTTTTAGATTGCTTTGTAataatatttgtttaattttttaaattattgattacgtagagtattatatttaaaatttgagtacataaatattttttttaaaataaaatgaaattattaattttgtctacCACAGTATCATTTATCTTACATATTGGCTAAGTTATTTAATTGGCATGTATAAAGGGCACAAGCTAAGAAAGTTCGCACCTATCAAaagtttgttaaaaatattaatatattaattttttaaactaTCTAAACTATTAATTATGTAGAGTATTGAATTTGACATTTAATTATAAAGAGTACTTTAATCTTTttacttaataaaaaatttaatattatttaactttaatttttaacttttaagaTAAGATAGGACAAAATGCCATATTAAaccaaataaaagagaaaattacaTGATTCTACTAAAGCAAAAAATATAACATGAATCACCCAAAAGTATATTTTAATGTAATTCGAATGAGGTTAGTTTGAATTAGCTAAAGCAAgaataattagaatcaattaAATTCGAATTAGTCCCTATTAAAGTAATTCGAATGGATTCAATTCAAATTATGCATGAGTGGATCCAAggagtaattcgaatcatattgattcgaattaggCTGATTCGAACTAGTCCACCATTTTGACACTTAATTTGAAAcagattgattcgaattacaaacATAATAACTATCTTTATGTAGTGTTTTTATGTAGTGTTTCACTTTAAGTAACTATCTTTATGAATAGTATTCAAATAACGAACAAAATAATAAGAAGATTCGTATTAGACTGTGAAAATTAATCTAATCCTTATAATATGGTGGCATTATTTCAAAACAtgtaaaataaaatcataaagtATAGTTTAATTGATGtgcacaataaaataaatatgaaactTATAAAATAGCGGTCAANNNNNNNNNNNNNNNNNNNNNNNNNNNNNNNNNNNNNNNNNNNNNNNNNNNNNNNNNNNNNNNNNNNNNNNNNNNNNNNNNNNNNNNNNNNNNNNNNNNNNNNNNNNNNNNNNNNNNNNNNNNNNNNNNNNNNNNNNNNNNNNNNNNNNNNNNNNNNNNNNNNNNNNNNNNNNNNNNNNNNNNNNNNNNNNNNNNNNNNNNNNNNNNNNNNNNNNNNNNNNNNNNNNNNNNNNNNNNNNNNNNNNNNNNNNNNNNNNNNNNNNNNNNNNNNNNNNNNNNNNNNaaaattaaattcataaatatattaaaaaaatattattttaaaaaataattactaaaagtcttaatttatttttctaattatctttttaatatttcagaatataaaaatttaaatccaTATATTACATTATGCATATGcaagataaaatttgaaaattaatctaatccttttcaattaagagttataactcaaatgacatagtctcctcatattcaattaagaggttgcgggttcgagtatcctatctttagtaaaaaataaaagataaaatttgaacTTGATATTTATTTAAGCTCCCGACTAAACCATCACCGACCAATCCAAGTAAATCAAGTGCAGATTTGACTTTTGGTAGTTTAGCAGAGGGTGTACTTCCAAACAAGAAATAATGCGCCCAGCCTAGCCTAAGATCCATTTTCTAGGTAAAGACCCCCGATTTTTTACCCATAAATAAAACAAATCAGGTGAAGACTAGAAAACCCAATTAGGCCCCTGCAGGTGCTTTTGAAAGAAGAGAATGGCCACGGGTGCTAGGTGTCGCGGTGGGTCTGCGGTGGTTTCCGAAACGTTGCAATTACAGGGTAAAATTGTCATATCACCTTCAATCAAATACTACTATAAGAGAAGTAGTTGTGGGCCGTTAAGAGTGCGCGCGTCCACGGCTGATTCTTCCTCCGATTTCGCAAAGCGCATGGAACGCGCCTGGTTAATCTCTCAGNNNNNNNNNNNNNNNNNNNNNNNNNNNNNNNNNNNNNNNNNNNNNNNNNNNNNNNNNNNNNNCACTAGTTACATCCTATAATTTAActtctttatatatattttttttttttttaccaaagatacgagactcaaacccgcaacttcttaattgagtatagggagactatgccatttgagctattactcattgtcATAAATTTTGGAGGTATATTACTCCTATATTATTAACGTATAAAATAATGAGTTCTTTAATTGATACAACTTAGGCAGTGTAAAACGATCAATTAtatctattcttttaaataattatttaaatgatTAATTTAATACAAAAAATAGTTAATTTTGCTGTAAATTCTActagtatatcaaaattaaacaatACAACAGTTAAAGTTTGTATAAAAATCAATTTTGGAATATGTAttaaatacttttaaaattaCGCAAATTATATTGTACAATAATATATTTCTTGTAATTTACCTTCTAACTTCAATAATGGTGTGTTTGCACTTTGCAGCAACCAAAACCAATTGCGTGTTCATCTTGCAACTCAAAAGGGCATATCGAATGTAAATGGTGTAGTGGTACTGGTTTCTTTATTATTGGCGATAACATGCTTTGTGAAGTTCCTTCCAAAAACACCAGCTGTATCATTTGTTCTGCCAAGGTCGCTACCACCTTCCTTCCCGTTAATAATCATCATCTCAGTTTCTGAAACTTTAATGATTTATAATAGTAGTTGTAagataaattagttattttaactACTAAGATTTATTGTGTTGTGTACTACTATTTCAGGGATCAATGTGCTGCTCTGATTGTCAGGGAACAGGTTTTCGTGCTAAGTGGTTGGAACACCCCCCTTCTTCACAATAGCCACTCAAATTCAAGAGTGTATAGTTTTATATATAGCTAGGTTTCAACTTGTGATGTATATTCAATTACattattgttgttttttttttttatagcaGATTACTTGGCTTTCTAGTTTCTACATTATACCCAGTTATTTTTTGCTTGTATTTAGACCATGTTACTGTATGAATGAATAAATGAATGAATTGTTTACATGTACTAAGtgtctttcttttttttggcAAATTGCAATACAGAGAAGCTTTCAAATTATTGATACATGGGATTCTGATTTAACATATACTTTGTATGGAAACTATAAATTCTAACAACTTGCTCAGCTTACAATCTCCTGTGTGTCCTGATAAAGTTTGTTGTATTCAATGCAATGGCTGAAGAGCATGCATAGGCTCCAGCACTGCACAGTGCTGCGGATCCCAAAAGAAGGGTTTTCCACTGCCTCCCAGATACCAGAATCGACAATGCGGCGAATGCAATGGCTACAGCCGAAAGGGCGTTCTTCCAAGCTTCGAAAGCCTTGACCACCGTGCTACAACCTTTGCAATGAATCACATGCCTGAAGTATCTATTGGCCAAGTTCGGGGCATGCATTGTTCCGGTGCCACCCTTTGCTGGATTTGATGCTGATTGTCCTGCTATGAGTCCTGCTGGTGCATGTTCAACTACAGCAGGCTCTTTGGGCAACGAAATGGTGCTGTGACCGAAATGATACGGCATCCCATGCCCTACTTTGTCCATCCACTTCCGGTATTCGGCTACCCAAGTGTCTGATGATTTTAGGTTCAGATATAGTTCTTTTGTTGGAACTTTCTCTTTCAATAGAACTTCATTTTGGGATGACAGGAATCCCATGTCCTGCTCAAACACCTTGCAAGCGTTCTGATGGAAGTACCATTTAGGGAACAATTTCGCTaatggggatctttttgttcctccaaATCTCACAATCAGCATGGATTTCCCTTGCCCTGTTGGTCTACAGAGGAATAAGCCAGTGAAGTAGTGTTTCTGACCATCTTTATCAACCATTTCCCTGTTGTTTTGGAGCACACAAGGAGCCTCGAACCGTAAGAAGTTCGGCAGTGAGCCCTCTTGCTCTTTTCCCCACCAACCAGCAAACCCTCTATCAGTTCGCTCGGTTACCTCAAAATGCAGTGGCTGTGCGTCCTCTCTTTTCGCAGTCCAGTCTGTTCTGTCATGTGAGATTGGAATGTGAGCAGGATCCATCAGGTTTTCCAAGAGAATAGAATGATCATATGGGAGTTCATGAATTGTTGAAACATCTTGAAACCCTGGTCTAGCAAAGTTCTCAAACCAAGGTAGCTTATTGACATTTGGAGGTGTCTTAGGTGACATCCATACCCAAACAACTCCTTGGGATTCTTTCACCTCATATGATTTAAGACAAGCTGATCTTGGGATTTTAGCATCAGCTGGAAGCTATTGAAAAGAACAAACGGGAGAAAAATTGATCAACATAATgtcaaaaagcaaaaaaattggatatttaaatttttttgctgGGGATCAATGTATGTTCACAACCAACCTGAGGTATCTTTACACATTTTCCGTCGCCTTTGAACTGCCATCCATGGTATAGACACTCAAGCTTTCCATCAATCAACTGACCTTCAGATAGTTTTGCTAACCTGAATCATGGAAAAGATTAAGTTCAAGCATTTGGATAAATAAGGATTCAGAATTTCATAGGATGCCAAGTTTGCAGGTTTCCTAATCTCAATTAGCACATaaatttcaagtcttcattttgCCAATTCTACTAAGAATGCAAGACAATTAACACTAAAAGTTGAAATAATTACTTTCACCAAATGACACCAACACATTTTAAACTGAATTCAGGATTAAAACATTCAAATCTAAACCTATATTACCTGTGTGGACAACGATCTTCGAAACAGTGGAAGACGCCATTGGGGTCCTTGAACAAGACGAGCTGCTTGTCAAAGACACTGAGACCAAGAGGTGCATCATCAGGGACATTGTTGGTGAGGTACAAAGGGTACCACTCTTGAGTCCAATCATAGTCAGCAACAACCCTCTCACCCCTTctctcttcctctgaagaaggcCCCATAAGAACCTtgtgatcttcttcttcttcttctccttcccctTCAACCAAGGGCTCAGCTTTGATGTCTGCCACAGCTTCACACCTTGCATGCTTCATCCTCCTTGACAATGGTTTGAATGGATAGGAAGAGAGAGTAGTCCATAGTAGTGGTGAAGTTTGCTTGGATGGTGTAGCAGAAAGACGGAGAGGAAGAAAGGCTTGGGTGTGGGGAAGAGATGGATTCAGCAAGGCCATGGCTACTAGTGAGTGATGATTGTTGTGAAGTAGGTCAATTAAGGGATGAAGTTTCAAGGGAAATGAAGAATGGGATCGAACATCATCGAAGAAAAATAGAGAGTTATTATGTGTTACTGTTTTATGAAGGGTGGATGTTGGAGTTGCTTGCAAGAATCTTAAGCCATTGTCGTCCACATGTTAACATGACTGAATATCGACACATCCATAGTACTTGACTAGTCTACTtgttcatttttattattaaaatatgataggggtagtttaggaataaaacaaaaaattttattgaaaaggacgattttaatatgaaaaaaaacattaaggacgactttaatggcaaaataacaagagggacgaattcgattctggcactaaacttaagggaccaaaatcgtacttaccccATAAAATAATAAAGGGTTTCTCTCTTCAATTTTATATTCAAGCTTGTAGCATACCAGAATCAACAAAATAATATCGTTAAAATAGTCTTCTTTCTTAATT harbors:
- the LOC107623224 gene encoding uncharacterized protein LOC107623224, translated to MATGARCRGGSAVVSETLQLQGKIVISPSIKYYYKRSSCGPLRVRASTADSSSDFAKRMERAWLISQQPKPIACSSCNSKGHIECKWCSGTGFFIIGDNMLCEVPSKNTSCIICSAKGSMCCSDCQGTGFRAKWLEHPPSSQ
- the LOC107623223 gene encoding protein TIC 55, chloroplastic is translated as MALLNPSLPHTQAFLPLRLSATPSKQTSPLLWTTLSSYPFKPLSRRMKHARCEAVADIKAEPLVEGEGEEEEEDHKVLMGPSSEEERRGERVVADYDWTQEWYPLYLTNNVPDDAPLGLSVFDKQLVLFKDPNGVFHCFEDRCPHRLAKLSEGQLIDGKLECLYHGWQFKGDGKCVKIPQLPADAKIPRSACLKSYEVKESQGVVWVWMSPKTPPNVNKLPWFENFARPGFQDVSTIHELPYDHSILLENLMDPAHIPISHDRTDWTAKREDAQPLHFEVTERTDRGFAGWWGKEQEGSLPNFLRFEAPCVLQNNREMVDKDGQKHYFTGLFLCRPTGQGKSMLIVRFGGTKRSPLAKLFPKWYFHQNACKVFEQDMGFLSSQNEVLLKEKVPTKELYLNLKSSDTWVAEYRKWMDKVGHGMPYHFGHSTISLPKEPAVVEHAPAGLIAGQSASNPAKGGTGTMHAPNLANRYFRHVIHCKGCSTVVKAFEAWKNALSAVAIAFAALSILVSGRQWKTLLLGSAALCSAGAYACSSAIALNTTNFIRTHRRL